From a region of the Corallococcus coralloides DSM 2259 genome:
- a CDS encoding imm11 family protein — MTTRYFRLTEDVYAQGRWYLGDPVDEKSTGVEDPWMFSAGRPIQAPGSLQVPIDEPGRPLDYSEAGVGSTPILHVKLATVFAELAPDDVQLFTVAIPGHPEQFNMLVATRLIRCIDDEASREVEYWDPIKHKQPEKAGQYYSVAGMRIDASKVGHARVFRTWGWKIALIVSEDIKTALERTGATGMYFTEV; from the coding sequence ATGACCACCCGCTACTTCAGACTGACAGAGGACGTCTACGCGCAGGGGCGCTGGTATCTGGGTGATCCCGTCGATGAAAAGTCCACGGGGGTCGAGGACCCCTGGATGTTCAGCGCGGGGAGGCCCATCCAAGCCCCCGGTTCCCTCCAGGTTCCCATCGACGAGCCTGGAAGACCGCTGGACTACTCCGAAGCAGGCGTCGGCAGTACGCCCATCCTCCACGTGAAGCTGGCCACGGTTTTCGCGGAGCTTGCGCCTGATGACGTCCAGCTTTTCACCGTGGCCATCCCTGGCCATCCCGAACAGTTCAACATGCTCGTGGCCACCCGGTTGATCCGCTGCATCGACGACGAGGCCTCGCGAGAAGTGGAGTACTGGGATCCCATCAAGCACAAGCAGCCCGAGAAGGCAGGCCAGTACTACTCCGTCGCGGGAATGCGCATCGACGCGTCGAAGGTGGGCCACGCAAGGGTCTTCCGCACCTGGGGCTGGAAGATTGCCCTCATCGTCTCCGAGGACATCAAGACAGCGCTGGAGCGCACCGGCGCCACCGGCATGTACTTCACGGAAGTGTAG
- a CDS encoding AHH domain-containing protein has protein sequence MSRLGWALLLGLLVSGCATTRVVRLEVDGGDRVVVTPREEEGASHSEARLEEDEFKAAVKTLARDVRPFAHPLRQARELFGLPERSGLFGFRERSRQIIPLGEEEARELRLLDASDDLTRGYQQWCGKKRKQPGDCLRLLEEGPLLGSDGRYALAMAIAMDSVWNETAEALEGMASPQAVMATMTSAVTMYLLLWAMPEPVSKGLAALITATAIAYLGVDTVWTLLDGWVTLVRHVDHATTFVQVRDAGEAYGAVMGRNAARIFVMLATAAIGNTAGLAMKAPTLPGSAQAAVAVETQAGLQFVSLAGVRSVAMTADGFTIALAPNAVAMSSRSGKPQRHHLATIRNEKSSKTGGPWTPLFRRIFKRAGMELKDPENIVEVPGHRGPHPAEYHQLVYDRLRQVTSDCRSVEACREALTDALRILGEQARTHGTELNRLLTRGR, from the coding sequence ATGAGTCGACTGGGCTGGGCACTGCTGCTGGGACTGCTCGTATCCGGCTGCGCGACGACGCGGGTCGTGCGCCTGGAAGTCGATGGCGGCGACAGGGTTGTCGTCACGCCCCGGGAGGAGGAAGGCGCGTCTCACTCCGAGGCCCGGCTGGAGGAGGACGAGTTCAAGGCGGCGGTGAAGACGCTCGCCAGGGACGTGCGGCCCTTCGCCCATCCGCTGCGGCAAGCACGCGAGCTGTTCGGCCTGCCGGAGCGCAGCGGCCTCTTCGGCTTCCGGGAGCGCAGTCGGCAGATCATCCCACTGGGCGAGGAAGAAGCACGGGAACTGCGGCTTCTCGACGCGTCCGACGACCTGACGCGCGGCTACCAGCAGTGGTGCGGCAAGAAGCGCAAGCAGCCGGGAGACTGCCTGCGGTTGCTGGAGGAAGGCCCCTTGCTGGGCAGCGACGGCCGCTATGCCCTGGCCATGGCCATCGCGATGGACTCCGTCTGGAACGAGACGGCCGAAGCCCTGGAGGGCATGGCGAGTCCCCAGGCCGTCATGGCCACGATGACGTCCGCCGTAACGATGTACCTGCTGCTGTGGGCCATGCCGGAGCCCGTGTCCAAGGGCCTGGCCGCCCTCATCACCGCCACGGCGATTGCCTACCTGGGCGTGGACACCGTGTGGACCCTCCTCGACGGCTGGGTGACTCTGGTACGCCACGTGGACCATGCCACCACGTTCGTCCAGGTGCGCGACGCGGGCGAAGCCTACGGAGCGGTGATGGGGAGAAACGCCGCACGCATCTTCGTGATGCTGGCCACGGCGGCGATTGGCAACACGGCGGGGCTCGCGATGAAGGCCCCCACCCTGCCGGGCTCCGCGCAGGCGGCGGTCGCGGTGGAGACGCAGGCGGGCCTCCAGTTCGTCTCCCTCGCGGGTGTGCGCTCCGTGGCCATGACGGCTGATGGTTTCACCATCGCGCTCGCGCCCAACGCGGTGGCCATGTCATCCCGCTCCGGGAAGCCTCAGCGTCACCATCTGGCCACCATCCGCAATGAGAAGTCCTCGAAGACTGGCGGCCCCTGGACCCCGCTCTTCCGGCGCATCTTCAAGCGGGCTGGGATGGAGCTGAAGGACCCGGAGAACATCGTCGAGGTCCCGGGCCACCGGGGGCCCCATCCCGCCGAGTACCACCAACTCGTCTATGACAGGTTGAGGCAGGTGACCTCCGACTGTCGAAGCGTGGAAGCATGCCGCGAAGCCCTGACCGATGCGCTCAGGATCCTTGGCGAGCAGGCCAGAACCCATGGCACGGAACTCAATCGACTGCTGACCCGAGGCCGCTGA
- a CDS encoding imm11 family protein, with protein sequence MVKRYFDLSEDVEAPGRWYLGDPVDENGVELEDPWMFRAGKPVQVKTPLRLPIDEPGRPLDFSAAGVGRAPILHVKLATLFAELAPHDVQLLPVDIPGQPEQFSMLVATRMIRCIDERASEEARRWEPKDGRPEKVGQYRSVYGMRIDPTQVGDAKVFRTWGWSIALIVSEDLKTALERSRATGMYFTEV encoded by the coding sequence ATGGTGAAGCGCTACTTCGACTTGTCAGAGGATGTGGAGGCTCCGGGCCGTTGGTATCTGGGAGACCCCGTCGATGAGAACGGAGTGGAACTCGAAGATCCCTGGATGTTCCGGGCAGGCAAGCCCGTTCAAGTGAAGACCCCTCTTCGGCTTCCGATTGACGAGCCAGGAAGGCCTCTGGACTTCTCAGCGGCCGGCGTTGGACGGGCGCCCATCCTCCACGTCAAGCTGGCCACACTTTTCGCGGAACTGGCCCCCCACGACGTCCAGCTCCTGCCTGTGGACATCCCGGGGCAACCCGAACAATTCAGCATGCTCGTGGCGACCCGGATGATCCGCTGCATTGATGAGCGTGCATCGGAGGAAGCCCGGCGCTGGGAGCCCAAGGACGGACGGCCGGAGAAGGTCGGTCAGTACCGTTCCGTGTACGGCATGCGCATCGACCCGACGCAAGTAGGCGACGCCAAGGTCTTCCGCACTTGGGGTTGGTCCATTGCCCTGATCGTCTCCGAGGACCTCAAGACCGCCCTGGAGCGCAGCCGCGCCACCGGCATGTACTTCACGGAAGTGTAG
- a CDS encoding AHH domain-containing protein, giving the protein MKRLGWVLLLGLLVSGCATTRVVRLEVDGGDRVVVTPREEEGASHSEARLEEDEFKAAVKTLARDVRPFAHPLRQARELFGLPERSGLFGFRERSRQIIPLGEEEVRELRLLDASDDLTRGYQQWCGKKRKQPGDCLRLLEEGPLLGSDGRYALAMAIAMDSGWNETAEALEGMASPQAVMATMTSAVTMYLLLWAMPEPVSKGLAALITATAIAYLGVDTVWTLLDGWVTLVRHVDHATTFLQVRDAGEAYGAVMGRNAARIFVMLATAAIGNTAGLAMKAPTLPGSAQAAVAVETQAGLQFVSLAGVRSVAMTADGFTIALAPNAVAMSSRSGKPQRHHLATIRNEKSSKTGGPWTPLFRRIFKRAGMELKDPENIIEVPGHRGPHPRAYHERIYNRLDEATQGCRSVEACREALTQELRALANEAVTQGSILNRLLTQGR; this is encoded by the coding sequence ATGAAGCGGCTGGGTTGGGTGCTGCTGCTGGGACTGCTCGTATCCGGCTGCGCGACGACGCGGGTCGTGCGCCTGGAAGTCGATGGCGGCGACAGGGTTGTCGTCACGCCCCGGGAGGAGGAAGGCGCGTCTCACTCCGAGGCCCGGCTGGAGGAGGACGAGTTCAAGGCGGCGGTGAAGACGCTCGCCCGGGACGTGCGGCCCTTCGCCCATCCGTTGCGGCAAGCACGCGAGCTGTTCGGCCTGCCGGAGCGCAGCGGCCTCTTCGGCTTCCGGGAGCGCAGTCGGCAGATCATCCCACTGGGCGAGGAAGAAGTACGGGAGCTGCGGCTTCTCGACGCGTCCGACGACCTGACGCGCGGCTACCAGCAGTGGTGCGGCAAGAAGCGCAAGCAGCCGGGAGACTGCCTGCGCTTGCTGGAGGAAGGCCCCTTGCTGGGCAGCGACGGACGCTATGCCCTGGCGATGGCCATCGCGATGGACTCCGGCTGGAACGAGACGGCCGAAGCCCTGGAGGGCATGGCGAGTCCCCAGGCCGTCATGGCCACGATGACGTCCGCCGTAACGATGTACCTGCTGCTGTGGGCCATGCCGGAGCCGGTGTCCAAGGGCCTGGCCGCCCTCATCACCGCCACGGCGATTGCCTACCTGGGCGTGGACACCGTGTGGACCCTCCTCGACGGCTGGGTGACTCTGGTACGCCACGTGGACCATGCCACCACGTTCCTCCAGGTGCGCGACGCGGGCGAAGCCTATGGAGCGGTGATGGGGAGAAACGCCGCGCGCATCTTCGTCATGCTGGCCACGGCGGCGATTGGCAACACGGCGGGGCTCGCGATGAAGGCCCCCACCCTGCCGGGCTCCGCGCAGGCGGCGGTCGCGGTGGAGACGCAGGCGGGCCTCCAGTTCGTCTCCCTCGCGGGTGTGCGCTCCGTGGCCATGACGGCTGATGGTTTCACCATCGCGCTCGCGCCCAACGCGGTGGCCATGTCATCGCGGTCCGGGAAGCCTCAGCGTCACCATCTGGCCACCATCCGCAATGAGAAGTCCTCGAAGACCGGCGGCCCCTGGACTCCGCTCTTCCGGCGCATCTTCAAGCGGGCTGGGATGGAGCTGAAGGACCCGGAGAACATCATCGAGGTCCCGGGCCACCGAGGGCCTCATCCCAGGGCGTACCACGAGCGGATCTACAACCGGTTGGATGAAGCAACTCAAGGATGTCGGAGTGTGGAAGCATGCCGGGAAGCCCTGACCCAAGAACTGCGAGCCCTGGCGAATGAAGCTGTCACCCAGGGCTCAATTCTCAACCGCTTGCTGACCCAGGGGCGTTAA
- a CDS encoding putative sensor domain DACNV-containing protein has protein sequence MDEPGLQYPGEALRGWLRQFAKTPLAEPTLKLLVVLADTVFFASLGREEGEATRVRIAYHAQGLQGLQAVRETVYIGGQKGKRQAWETLPLEAKSSITDFSVEALVKLAPAANLPRTAVVVGPREGKLRIQGLARRVEYTEFHAEGEEDVFILHAPEPGHLVVSTQGREVFRYEQGAPVPPGRRVALHDLLFHEDSAVRAALMEMCSSLVESLPKVQPLMGGNREWYVSNAVQGLIRRMAGLHHGGLIAFLPKQHDVERFRARGKYVLPPEQGSLLRQRLQRFVQARADLINGAWQAEAGKAAEEEEDPELKKAAAEHDDKATESDFQALVESIGQFTAVDNALVLGPELEVLCAGYQIALPRSGPPQVFEARTLQGRPGPHYPIHQHGSRHRAAAVFANQHSGAIVFVASQDGPLRCLHRPPGKKKVLLWSLLLTED, from the coding sequence ATGGATGAACCCGGCCTGCAATATCCCGGAGAAGCCCTGCGTGGGTGGCTCCGGCAGTTCGCCAAGACGCCGCTCGCCGAGCCGACGCTGAAGCTGCTGGTCGTGCTGGCGGACACGGTGTTCTTCGCGAGCCTGGGCCGGGAGGAGGGCGAGGCCACGCGCGTGCGCATCGCCTACCACGCGCAGGGGTTGCAGGGCCTGCAGGCGGTGCGCGAGACGGTCTACATCGGAGGACAGAAGGGCAAGCGGCAGGCGTGGGAGACGCTGCCCCTGGAGGCCAAGTCGAGCATCACCGACTTCAGCGTGGAGGCGCTGGTGAAGCTGGCGCCCGCGGCGAACCTGCCGCGCACGGCGGTGGTGGTGGGGCCGCGCGAGGGCAAGCTGCGCATCCAGGGGCTGGCGCGCCGGGTGGAGTACACGGAGTTCCACGCCGAGGGTGAGGAGGACGTCTTCATCCTGCACGCGCCGGAGCCGGGCCACCTGGTGGTGAGCACGCAGGGGCGCGAGGTGTTCCGCTACGAGCAGGGCGCGCCGGTGCCGCCGGGCCGGCGCGTGGCGTTGCACGACCTGCTCTTCCACGAGGACAGCGCGGTGCGCGCGGCGCTGATGGAGATGTGCTCCTCGCTGGTGGAGTCGCTGCCCAAGGTGCAGCCGCTGATGGGCGGCAACCGCGAATGGTACGTGTCCAACGCGGTGCAGGGGCTCATCCGGAGGATGGCGGGCCTGCATCACGGAGGGCTCATCGCGTTCCTGCCCAAGCAGCACGACGTGGAGCGATTCCGGGCGCGAGGCAAGTACGTCCTGCCGCCGGAGCAGGGCTCGCTGTTGCGTCAGCGGTTGCAGCGCTTCGTGCAGGCGCGGGCGGACCTCATCAACGGCGCCTGGCAGGCGGAGGCCGGCAAGGCGGCGGAGGAGGAAGAGGATCCGGAGCTGAAGAAGGCCGCCGCCGAGCACGACGACAAGGCGACGGAGAGCGACTTCCAGGCGCTGGTGGAGAGCATCGGGCAGTTCACGGCGGTGGACAACGCGCTGGTGCTGGGGCCGGAGCTGGAGGTGCTCTGCGCGGGGTATCAGATTGCGCTCCCGCGAAGCGGCCCGCCGCAGGTCTTCGAGGCGCGCACCCTTCAGGGGCGTCCCGGGCCGCACTACCCCATCCATCAGCACGGCTCACGCCACCGCGCCGCGGCGGTCTTCGCCAACCAGCACTCCGGAGCCATCGTGTTCGTGGCCTCCCAGGACGGCCCGCTCCGCTGCCTGCACCGGCCGCCGGGCAAGAAGAAGGTGCTGCTCTGGAGCCTCCTGCTGACGGAGGACTGA